Proteins from a genomic interval of Paenibacillus sp. FSL H8-0048:
- a CDS encoding FAD-dependent oxidoreductase, which translates to MQKKHWGYKGVLLAIIAILVISLAGCSSSANKGTEVTPQNVEKQAAAAATSQLAKASPSAPGAALSFKPGKYTAKGNGKNGPIEVETEFTETAIKSIKVLSQNETEGIAQGPLKIVPEKIISEQSLAIDAVSGASMTTKGILDAVEDCAKQAGGDLAVLKQAKATAENKEVEEITVDIAVVGAGAAGTAAALAAEDSGASVVLLEKTATPMGAGTMAGGMFAADSQQQKDKKATVSKQWLYDQYMAASDGYMNSLLVRTIIDEAGKTVDWLNANGAKMTLVDAGTGFAFEHIGMPATLHGYQEGGTVAITKLIKSFEAKSGQVRFSTPVTELLTDSDGAVTGVLAKKEDGSKLKVNAKAVVIATGGFGGNSEMMEKYFGKKFTPGQIATNTGDGIQMAWKAGADPYGMTSSQYFAQIFTPEEIAKLAPINKDWYSLTKFSEYPNLRVNTLGQRFSDETKVTLFAVHGAEIHMQPKETEFLILDSAMLNTIKKKGLAAIEPHFSKWKGNRQFYMEFNEPNDTDVILADENKPTDYTPLLDSMKGTGVVHKADSLEALAQEIGVDKDTFLASANQYNTAIAQGNDPMFFSDTKRLVPLKQGPYYAIKYVGRNLGTLGGVRINEKIEATDSDGRAIPGLYVAGADAGGMYGQAYVDFEGGTLGFAYTSGRLAGIHAAGYSHK; encoded by the coding sequence ATGCAAAAGAAACACTGGGGGTACAAAGGAGTTCTGCTGGCTATTATTGCGATACTGGTAATCTCACTTGCGGGCTGTAGCAGCTCTGCGAACAAGGGGACAGAAGTAACTCCGCAGAACGTTGAGAAGCAAGCGGCGGCGGCAGCGACAAGTCAACTGGCAAAGGCAAGCCCTTCTGCACCTGGCGCAGCACTCTCCTTCAAGCCGGGGAAATACACGGCCAAGGGGAACGGAAAAAACGGTCCGATCGAAGTGGAAACAGAATTCACCGAGACCGCGATCAAAAGCATCAAGGTGTTAAGCCAGAATGAAACGGAAGGCATTGCCCAAGGGCCGCTAAAGATTGTTCCTGAAAAAATCATCAGTGAGCAAAGCCTCGCAATCGATGCCGTCTCCGGCGCTTCTATGACCACTAAGGGTATTCTGGACGCGGTGGAAGATTGCGCCAAGCAGGCAGGCGGGGATCTAGCCGTCCTGAAGCAGGCCAAGGCCACTGCCGAGAATAAGGAAGTAGAGGAGATCACGGTGGATATAGCCGTGGTAGGTGCCGGTGCGGCCGGTACAGCTGCGGCGCTTGCCGCCGAAGACAGCGGGGCCAGCGTCGTACTGCTGGAGAAGACAGCTACACCTATGGGAGCCGGCACTATGGCCGGAGGCATGTTCGCCGCCGATTCCCAGCAGCAGAAGGACAAGAAGGCCACAGTCAGCAAGCAATGGCTCTATGACCAATACATGGCGGCCTCAGATGGATACATGAACTCACTGCTGGTCCGCACCATTATTGATGAAGCCGGTAAGACAGTTGACTGGCTGAATGCAAATGGCGCCAAAATGACCCTGGTGGATGCCGGCACCGGCTTTGCCTTTGAGCATATCGGAATGCCTGCCACGCTGCACGGATACCAGGAAGGCGGCACAGTTGCGATTACCAAGCTGATCAAGTCTTTTGAAGCCAAATCAGGACAGGTTCGCTTCAGTACTCCGGTGACTGAGCTGCTGACAGACTCTGACGGTGCAGTAACCGGCGTGCTGGCTAAGAAAGAGGATGGCTCCAAGCTCAAAGTGAACGCCAAGGCTGTCGTCATTGCAACAGGCGGCTTCGGCGGCAACAGCGAGATGATGGAGAAGTATTTCGGCAAGAAGTTCACTCCGGGACAGATTGCTACAAATACAGGTGACGGCATCCAAATGGCCTGGAAGGCTGGTGCTGATCCATACGGAATGACCTCGTCCCAGTATTTTGCGCAAATCTTTACGCCTGAAGAGATCGCTAAGCTGGCCCCGATCAACAAGGATTGGTACAGCCTGACCAAGTTCAGTGAGTACCCGAACCTGAGAGTGAATACGCTGGGCCAGCGCTTTTCCGATGAGACTAAGGTTACCCTCTTCGCTGTGCACGGCGCTGAGATTCACATGCAGCCCAAAGAGACGGAATTCCTGATTCTGGACTCCGCCATGCTGAACACCATCAAGAAGAAGGGCCTGGCTGCCATCGAGCCGCATTTCTCCAAATGGAAGGGCAACCGGCAATTCTACATGGAATTCAATGAACCGAATGATACAGATGTTATACTTGCAGATGAGAATAAGCCTACGGACTACACTCCGCTGCTGGATTCAATGAAAGGTACCGGTGTTGTCCACAAAGCAGATTCACTGGAGGCACTGGCTCAGGAGATCGGCGTGGACAAGGATACGTTCCTTGCGTCCGCCAACCAGTATAATACTGCTATCGCCCAGGGCAATGACCCTATGTTCTTCTCCGACACGAAGCGGCTGGTTCCGCTCAAGCAAGGTCCTTATTATGCCATTAAGTATGTCGGACGTAACCTCGGAACGCTGGGCGGCGTACGCATCAATGAGAAGATCGAAGCCACTGATTCGGACGGCCGGGCCATTCCTGGACTTTACGTTGCCGGCGCTGATGCAGGCGGGATGTACGGACAGGCCTATGTTGATTTTGAAGGCGGTACACTTGGCTTTGCCTATACCTCCGGCCGGCTGGCCGGTATCCATGCTGCCGGGTACTCGCATAAGTAA
- a CDS encoding GNAT family N-acetyltransferase, whose amino-acid sequence MVYPAKLQACKPYYEFWLSRSELSFYLAYLDGVPIATSAAMQTGNQASIEFVSTLQPYRNQGAASALCLKTLNDLHNKGVRTATLRASHEANTLYIKLGFKPYFQTIVMSYEELER is encoded by the coding sequence ATGGTTTATCCCGCCAAGCTCCAAGCCTGCAAACCATATTACGAATTTTGGCTTTCACGCAGCGAGCTATCTTTTTATCTTGCTTACCTGGATGGTGTTCCCATAGCTACCTCGGCTGCCATGCAGACCGGCAATCAGGCATCCATTGAGTTTGTATCCACCCTGCAGCCGTATCGAAATCAAGGTGCTGCAAGCGCTCTGTGCCTCAAAACCCTCAATGATTTACATAACAAGGGTGTGCGGACAGCGACCCTGAGAGCAAGCCACGAAGCCAATACGCTTTATATAAAGCTTGGATTCAAGCCCTATTTTCAAACCATAGTTATGTCTTATGAAGAATTAGAACGCTAG
- a CDS encoding recombinase family protein, which translates to MGDKRRVAAFYRVSTKGQLEGNDIPMQRRACQEFINSKGWMLVKEYTEKGVSGYKTANEDRDEIQRARYDAENSHFDVLLCFMFDRLGRRTYETPLLLKWFNSMGIEVWSVKEGQQEFTDEGHDITNFLRFWQSNNESQKTSMRVDEKHTQMAEDGAFRGGTAPFGYRLTPSGIKNKKGKELMKLEINEEQATIVKQMFNMVIKEGFGSNRIAKFLNENTIPTSTGGKWNTAAVNFILRNPVYKGYPAYGKRKSVEGIFETKGKAEWTMPEKQQLQLVIIDKEDFDNIQLLRSSRSKEQVKDHNRERVNTSVGPLLLVGFIKCGYCGSPLTTTYNAKKYTLADGTIKMWKRAVYRCSGKALRKVDCKGQTIYAQNKIEDTVADVVNQYLASLKKIDYIEFSRGYDLEEYKDIKEFLDKKNQELASEYVELNLLKKEVTKSILGKSAFKPELLNEMIEDKEKELQKLDQEVRSLEEQLQTKKLELSEIIELAKNISGWILKYNEASHDNKKVMLRWIIERITVFKDQIEIEFRPDITKFLSSAGNGNITELRKRTHRWHA; encoded by the coding sequence ATGGGGGATAAGAGGCGGGTCGCAGCATTTTACAGAGTATCAACAAAGGGGCAGCTTGAAGGAAATGATATTCCTATGCAACGTAGGGCTTGTCAAGAGTTTATTAATAGTAAGGGTTGGATGTTGGTAAAAGAGTATACGGAGAAAGGCGTTTCTGGATATAAGACAGCGAATGAGGACAGAGATGAAATTCAACGTGCTAGATATGATGCAGAAAATAGTCACTTTGATGTATTGCTTTGTTTCATGTTCGACAGATTAGGAAGAAGGACATATGAAACTCCTCTGTTATTAAAATGGTTCAACTCAATGGGAATTGAAGTCTGGTCAGTAAAAGAAGGTCAACAAGAATTTACAGACGAAGGGCATGACATAACAAACTTCCTTAGATTCTGGCAATCGAATAACGAATCTCAAAAAACTTCGATGCGCGTTGATGAAAAACATACACAAATGGCCGAAGATGGTGCATTTAGAGGTGGCACTGCCCCATTCGGATACCGGTTAACACCTTCAGGAATTAAAAATAAGAAAGGCAAAGAGCTGATGAAGCTGGAAATAAATGAAGAACAAGCTACCATCGTCAAACAGATGTTCAATATGGTGATAAAAGAGGGTTTTGGAAGTAATCGAATTGCTAAGTTTCTTAATGAAAATACAATCCCCACTTCTACCGGAGGTAAATGGAACACTGCTGCTGTGAACTTTATTCTTAGAAATCCTGTGTATAAAGGGTATCCGGCCTATGGAAAAAGAAAATCGGTTGAAGGGATTTTTGAGACTAAAGGTAAAGCAGAATGGACGATGCCCGAAAAACAACAACTTCAATTAGTAATTATCGATAAAGAAGATTTTGATAATATTCAATTGCTAAGAAGTTCTAGGTCGAAAGAACAAGTTAAAGACCATAATCGGGAACGAGTTAACACCTCGGTAGGCCCGCTTCTATTGGTCGGGTTTATAAAATGTGGTTATTGTGGCTCCCCTTTGACTACAACATATAATGCCAAAAAATACACTCTTGCTGATGGTACGATTAAAATGTGGAAACGGGCGGTTTATCGATGTTCTGGCAAAGCGTTAAGGAAGGTTGATTGCAAGGGGCAGACTATTTATGCACAAAATAAAATTGAAGATACTGTTGCTGATGTTGTTAATCAATATCTCGCATCTTTGAAAAAGATAGACTACATAGAATTTTCCAGAGGTTATGATCTAGAGGAGTATAAGGATATTAAAGAATTCCTTGATAAAAAAAATCAAGAGTTGGCAAGCGAATATGTTGAATTGAACTTACTTAAAAAGGAAGTGACAAAAAGTATTTTGGGAAAGAGTGCCTTCAAGCCAGAACTATTAAATGAAATGATTGAGGATAAAGAAAAGGAATTGCAAAAACTTGATCAGGAAGTCAGATCACTTGAGGAGCAACTTCAGACGAAAAAACTAGAATTAAGTGAAATTATAGAATTGGCCAAAAATATTAGTGGGTGGATTTTAAAATATAATGAAGCTAGCCATGACAACAAAAAAGTTATGTTGAGATGGATCATTGAAAGGATAACAGTATTCAAAGATCAGATTGAAATTGAATTTAGGCCGGATATCACAAAGTTCTTATCGAGTGCCGGGAACGGTAATATAACTGAACTGAGGAAAAGAACGCATCGCTGGCATGCGTGA
- a CDS encoding MurR/RpiR family transcriptional regulator, translated as MLDILALLECYNTYDQDDIYFDVAKTMLENYNQLQTSSIQEFAESNHISVSTVSRFMRQMYYDNFSSFRMIYEQTPLQYQYDGKYYPALKEEDIDPVAYGELLAEKIKATTSQLDGQAITSLLSMIESSDEIVFIGIPLHSEIWRLQVELVLLGKKTKAFIDPNYQVNAVDGVNEKSAVISLIYMPQYNLHQVQQLKRAKEKGARTACIAHVRLQGIENIVDLSLQYEGTGTQVDSLLMQVLLNYIGLRLRNKLLLGKR; from the coding sequence ATGTTAGATATTCTCGCGCTGCTGGAGTGCTATAACACCTATGATCAGGATGATATTTACTTTGATGTTGCCAAAACTATGCTGGAGAACTATAACCAGCTTCAGACTTCAAGCATACAGGAATTCGCTGAGTCCAACCATATTTCAGTCTCTACGGTCAGCCGCTTCATGCGGCAGATGTATTATGACAACTTCTCAAGCTTCCGGATGATCTATGAGCAGACGCCTCTGCAATATCAATATGACGGCAAATACTATCCTGCATTGAAGGAAGAGGACATAGATCCGGTAGCCTATGGTGAGCTGCTGGCCGAGAAGATTAAGGCAACCACCAGCCAACTGGATGGACAGGCGATCACTTCGCTGCTGTCCATGATCGAATCCAGTGACGAGATCGTTTTCATCGGTATTCCCTTGCATTCCGAGATCTGGCGGCTTCAGGTGGAGCTGGTGCTCCTGGGCAAAAAAACCAAAGCGTTTATCGACCCCAACTATCAAGTCAATGCCGTTGACGGTGTGAACGAAAAGTCGGCCGTCATCAGCTTGATCTATATGCCGCAGTATAATCTTCATCAGGTGCAGCAGTTGAAGAGGGCTAAGGAAAAAGGTGCCCGGACTGCCTGCATAGCTCACGTAAGGCTACAAGGTATAGAGAACATTGTTGACCTGTCGCTGCAATACGAAGGCACCGGCACCCAAGTAGACAGCCTGCTGATGCAGGTGCTGCTTAACTACATTGGGCTTCGCTTACGGAACAAGCTGCTCTTAGGGAAGCGATAG